The Carassius gibelio isolate Cgi1373 ecotype wild population from Czech Republic chromosome B11, carGib1.2-hapl.c, whole genome shotgun sequence genomic sequence TTGTGGATTTAATTGGGCAATCTTTTGCTGCTGCCGTGTCACCTTTAATTTCCAAGCTCTGGTGAGTGACCTGTGATTGCACTATGTTAGAGCATCCAGACTTATTTTTTCATGTCTTTTGAGTAGCTTGATAGTAATCTTTCGTAAGCGTAATGATGTGATACACAGACAACAGGGCACTGATAAAGGATGTGAACAATAACAAAAACTGTACCTATTTAAATATAACTTCTTTATTTCTGCAAGTAACTGAGGATGGAAGGTAATGatattttagtttatataatttaaagtctGGGCTTTTTTTCATAGTGATGTAATTTGTAAATGTGCATTTGTCTATTAACATCTGTCATGTGAACAAGCTAAACTGTACAACCTCAGATTTATTGAACATACAGTAGCTGTAGAGCTaggcttcttttttttaagacagtaaaaataaattgcaAACTTCCTGCAAACCTCCAAGTAATACTGTACGTTTTAGACAGGACAGTCTTAACTCTAGTTAAGTTCTTTAACTCTAGTGTAAAGAACCGCACGAgccaataatcataataaatctGCAATAATGTTACAAGAGCTAAAACAGAACATTTAAGAGACAAAAACAGCAAAGAtaagtaatttttaaataataattaaaaaaaatgttttcacatttccataaatgtgaaaataatctAGTCTAGTTAGAAAGTCCTTGATGCTATACTTTTTCTAGAAATGAGTCATAACTCTACCAACACCATTTTCTGCTCATATTCTGGTGCTTCTGTAATATACTGACCATGTGTTCACATTAAATGTGAGATTCTCACTGAAATCAAATCCATCATGAAACATGTTcacaatatttttagatttccACGATTAATTGAGCAGAGAAAAGCTATATCTGCTGCTATAGCATGTTCTTTTGAAGTCCAGATCAGTCAGACAGCTCTAATACACATTTTGTAGCTTCTACCATCTCAGTCCTTTTAAACAATCTTTAGCTTCCTATCGCCTATATTCCAATTCAGATTTGGGGGAGGAATCATTTGATACAAAGTTCAGgcctaatgaaaataaaatatagggacaaaaaaattatatatatatatatatatatatatatatatatatatatatatatatatatatatatatatatatatatatatatatatatatttaattattatataattataataataataataataataataataatgaaactgtTTCTTTTTTTAGATAATTAGTGAGCTCCATCTCCCAACATCACAAGGGTTGTGTTACCATGGCAACTAGCAAGCAGAGCTTTGTGAGAGCTGCTGAGCCTCAGTGTTCAGCGTCTGCACAGAGAGCGGAGGAGACGCATGTTAAGGCCCCTCTCACGACTATGTATGTCCACAGCATTCCTGCCCCTGGCCTGCAGCCATACCCTCAGGCCCAACCTGTAGCCTTGCAGGATGCAACGGTTGTACCACTGTTCCTTCCAAGGATGTGTGGCAACTCGACTCTACCCTCTCTGACACTGCATATTGCCAGCGGGGCTGTTTTGCAACAACAAAGGCTAGTGGCTCCAGCAACCTCGGGCAGACTTAAGTCTGTTGGGAAGCATATTTGCCCATACTGCGGTAAGGACTGTCTGAAACCCAGCGTGCTTGAGAAACATCTTCGTTGCCACACAGGAGAGCGACCATATCCCTGCACTACCTGTGGCATTTCCTTCAAGACGCAGAGTAACCTTTATAAACACAAGCGCACCCAGGCTCATGCACGCCTTTCCAGCGAATCTGACAAAGGCACTTTCAGCAGCCAGGACAGCACGGAGAGTTTAAAGGACAACTGTTCTAGTCCATCCTGTGAGATGAATGGCGGGGATTCAGCAGACATGAATAGAAGCAAAGAAGTTCTTCCTGTAGTGACAATACCCAGTCAGGTAGACTCTACAGAGAATAAGACAATGTCTATAGAATGGGGACTGCACAGTGCTGCCATGGTTGGATTAAGCACAACACCAGCGCTTCAAGACAATGTAAATTCTTTGAGAAAACCTGTGGAATTATCAGATGGTGTGAAAAATAATCCTGCTGTCCAGCAGACAAGTGCACCGAGTGAGGATGGATGTACAAAGCTGACTTTAAATCGTATGCCTCTTCAAAGGCAGGAAGCTTTATTTTCCAAACCCTGGGATTTCCCCATGTCCCGAGGAAAATCTCAAAACCACGACAGTACAGACTCTGGCTTCAGTGACAGCAGTGAGCATCATTCATCCATCAGTCCTGGAGCAAGTTTGCATTATCCCAGTATGGAATCATTGACAGAAGCCACTATGGAACGGCAGAAATCAGGCACCTCCCAGACATCCTCAGATATGACCCCTGACTCCAAATGCAAGGTGTCCAGTCAGGAGAAGCAGAAGCTGGAAAAACTTATTTCAAAGCTTATATATGAGAATAGTGTGTTGGTGGATAATAAACAACTGGAAACTGTGCGGCCAAGAAAGACAATATTGTCAAAACAAGGAAGCATTGATCTTCCTGTGCCATACACTTATAAAGACTCTTTCCATTTTGAGATAAAGAGCAGGAAGCACAACTCAAGCTCAACAAATCAAGACAGAGGAGGTGGGGCAATTCACGGCTCTGTACCTACGCAGCACTCCACTGGCTTGGAGCATTCACCATTAGCACGAAGCAGTTCTTTACCCTTCCCTACAGATGGCAAACCCACTGATGGAGCAAATAGTTTGAATCTAAGCAGACGGTGCAGTGCAGGGCATGTTTACCCATTAAGGTCATCAGACCAACAAGCACCATGTCATCGCTCACTAGTTAGGCAGGTAGCGGTAGACTGTCTGACTACTGCAGAGGGATCCCGACTTGAAAGAGGTAGTATTAGCAGCCTTAGCTCAGATGGAGACAGCACTGATTTTGGAATTGAGCCAACTATAAAAGGAAACTACAGGAAGAAAGTCAGAAAGTTTGACTACACAAAATGGCACACTTACAAAGGTGGGACATTTACAAAACTCTACAATACTGAGAAAGACTGTACACTGAAGGCGAAAAGGACTACACTGGATTTTGACCAAAGCCTAGGAATTCAAACTAGCCAACAGAAGGCCAATGGATCTGAGTCTCTGAGCTTTACGTCTTGTTCTGTTGTGACCTTACAAAATGACTTTAAGGTCTCATGTACCAGCCTTGAATATAATAAAGGGAAAGACATTGAAAGGGATGAAATAATAACACAACAAACTGACTTCCATATCCCATCAGAGAGGAAGAAACAGCGCACTGGGAATGATGTGCAAATGCTCAGTATCTCAGATCCTAGAACTGGAGAGTCAAATGGAAATCTGCATGGTTTAATTGGTCAATTACCCTTGTCAACTTGTGCAACGTACAGTTCCATCACAGTTCCGGCACAAAAGGTCAACATGCAAAATCTCCAGCCGCAAGGTAGATTTATACATCAGTTGTCAAATCCAAGCCAGTTCCTTGATAATACTCTTAGCCCTGCTTTTTGTTTTATCAATGTGAGTGGGACATCTGGCACACCGTCTGGTTCTGTCAGCAGCCCTACTGTCCCTGAAACCAAGACCAGCTTTCCTCCCAAATATCAGCTGAAGATTCCATGTTCCACAGATGAAGCATCGGCTTCTTGCTCCGACTCTGCTTTAGCACACAGCACTTGCTCAAACATTCCGGATCTCAGGCAAAGTCGCCAAGCTACAGTGCAGTGTCATCTTGAAAACAGTGTACTACCCTCAAAGCATTGTCAGGGTGATTCAGTAGTCACAACCTTTGCCCGGAAGCAAGATGTATTATGTGCAACAACTTCAATGCCTATTTTATCGCTTTCCTGTTCAGAGTTAAATCAAACAAACACTTTATCCAAATTCCTGACACAGGTTCAGTCTACCACACCTACATCAATTTCGCTGGTTTCTCCACCAGTGCAGCATCATATATCTTTGTTGCAGAGCAACTGTGCAACACATGTGGTAGAAAACCCGTCAACAGGTTTTGTATCATCAACCTCAGAAAACACACAGCCTGTTACATCACTGAACATGTCAACAGTGAGATATTGTTCAGAATCTGGTGTACAAACTTTTTCTTCAGGAGCTACAACACCTACAGTACAAACCCATCCTGCCTCCCCTGTGAATGAAACAGGAAAACCTCTTGGTCTTACAGAGGACATCATATCCACAGTGTATGAGAATACTCTGAAAAGTACGGCCTCTAAAATGGCCACTGGGGGCTTTCAAGGGCCTCAGTCTGAAGGAAACATGATACAACTAAATGGCTCAGTGCAGGTTCAGAACACATTTTATGTACAAACAGCAGACCTCCAGATAGTCATGCAGCTCATTTCTGATGAACAGCTAGCGTTGATAGAGCCTCATATTGAAACAACAACTTCAAGCACTTTAACAAACCAGACAACACTTTCACAGAAGGTGTATAGCAACGATGTGACTCATGTGTGCATGGCACAGGAAATGGTAAATTATGCTGAGATGAGCAAAGAGAACCGTTCCAGTGGTGAATCTGCCAGTCCGATAAACAAAGCAGAAATTGTTTCTAGTTTAAACTCTCAAAATGATAAAATCTTGACAAATGGAAGACCCCAATGTGTTTCATCTTGGTCACATCCACAGACAAAGGTTCATATCTCAGCCTCAGTGGATTACAACAAAAATTCAATTGCACAACTGTATGAACCACAAAAGATACCTGAGAATCCGCAGGACAGAAAATCTGCTGGGTTTGAATTTACCACAGAGACATGCCACAAACTAGTGGCTGGAGACCAACTAAGTGAACCTTGTTTAGTGGACAATAACTATTTTAGAAGAGGAAATGACAAAGAGCCCCAAAACTGTTCTCTTCATAACCAAGATTCTGAGGACCATAACTCCTCTGAGGACCAAACATTCATAGAGACATCCAGAGATAAAGAGCTGTATTGTTTAATGGAGCCAAATCACACTCAAACTATAACAAATACTAAGCCAGTTGAGCCAAACGAAACAGGCCACCTAGTGCCAGTCTCATTATCAGGAAACTGTGAAAATATTCAAACAAAGATCAGAACTTGTATTCGTGAGAAAAAGACCTCTACTGCAGAATCACATCATATGCAAAAAGAGCTAAACTCCACAATACAGACCAGTCACAACAAGACTGCATGTGGCAGCTCAGGTTTAGATACAAGAGAAATGAGAGCATATGACAACTGTAAGCTCAGCTGCAAGCACAGGACTCTGGTGACTGAAACATTTTGTCCAGGCCAAACAACTACACTGTATGATTTCAAGCAGGCCTTTGCTCTAGGCCCAGGTGACTTCGGGAATGACACCTATAGTGAAGTGAAAGCATCCTGTCCAATGCTGAACAGGACATCTGACGTTCATAGCATTCTTGAAGACAGTACCAGATGTAGAGATGTTTACACACATCATGGCAATCAGGAAATATTCACAGGTGGGACCAAACACTTACTATATAACTCTGCAAGGTAATATTGTCATGCTATTTAAAGTGTAGCACTGTGTAGTACTTGCATGTGAGAGCAACCATAGCTAGACATTATACACAATAAATACTTATAACACAGGATGCCATAACATAACATCAACACAAGATGGTGACAAGAGATCAAACATTCTGTGTCTGTTACTAGACATTGTCCTCCAGTGATGCTCATGACTTCTCTGAGAAAGTCAGcagacattttataattttaacactTGAGctgcgtttttatttatttgtttatttttatttatttatttattttgttaccaGTATTATGAAAAGTCAAATGCTGTAGCAACATAAGAATATTACCAACATCTTTTAATTCTTTGTAAAATGTTGGCGAATTCTAAGTGGATTAATATAGAAAGCCTTGCTATTAAAGCAGTCAGACAAAAGTAGTAATAAAATGCAAATTACAGGTTAAAGAATGAACTCTTCAGatttttttacatcaaatttCAAGGACGTGAATTTTACTAATGGCCAAAGAAATTGCATAAATTGCAaccattaatgttttattaaaaatgatgttTCCTGTGTCATCAGAGACATGCCATAGACAATATAAGGGCAAAGCTGTTGAACCATTCTGTCTCACATGTTAAAGTTATCCAGTCATATCAGTTCAAAGGCAAAACCTGTTTTGAATTCAGTAGGATCACCAAGATTTTAGTGAGAGGGTGAATCTAAGGGGAACATCATTAAGTTGTCATCACATTCTTTGTGGCATTTTTCTGTCCTAACCTTTGTAATTCCACTGTATTCTCACACTAACCTGAGTCACTTGTTAGAGGGAAACATTTGATCTTTGCAGTCTTTACGATGTAAATCACACTCTGAAGAGATTCCATTTCATTAGGTCACAGGTCACTCAAATTTGTCACAGGAACTAATGTGAAGAAGGTCAAGGGTCAGTCAGAGGGGCTGAGAATAAACAAAACACAGAGTCCCTGAAAGAAAAAGCTATGGAAAAATGCTATATGCTTCTTCAGTTAAACTGAATGgtggtctctctattagaggtAAATTAGTTCAACAGAAAAGAAATATTAACCCTTCCAACTAGCCTGCACTGCTATAGTTTTGACTTATTGGATGTGTTCAGGGAATCGACAGGGTTCTCAGGATCAGAGATCACTGGAAGATGGTCCCCACAGGGACTCACCAGAGCAAAGACCCAGAGGTTAAAGGGAGATTTTGCGCCTGTCTCCATTCCAGACGGCTGACATGCAATCTGAGATCCAAATGCAGCCTCCTTTTCTGAGCAGTGCTGCACAGAGACATGCGCAAGAGTTCAGCCAAACCAGTTCCACCCCAGAGAACCTGACTGATTGTTTTTCATCAAGACTATCATTTTTATATCTCCACCGCCGTAATATATAGTAGCATATGTTGGTCCGTGTGCCTTGATATACAATGTGAATCTGTcgtaatttttttcttcatttggcTGACACTAGGTTTGCAATGAGGCATATGTTCCAGGAGGATGAACGGCAAAAGATCTgcacattaattacatacattttctgGCTGAAACTTTTGCattcaaaataacagttttatgcTCAGTTTTAAAGAGATTTCTGTGTCCAGTTTAACAGTTTTGTATAAAGAAGTTTTTGGCTGCGATAAAACCTATTTAGTTGCTTATTAAAAAGTTGACATAAAAAGTAGGGTATTTTTAACACTTCTGGTCATTTCAGTATTATACTACAATCCCATCCTCTTGTGCAGTGAATTTATGTCAATACTTAGGACATACAAACAAACTGGATATGGATTATAAATGCAGCTATAGTCATTTAGGCTTTTGCAGTGCTTTTTTGTCTGtgctttctatctctctctctctctctctctctctctctctctcttgataaaaaaataaatgatgttattattaacaagattcgtgagtcagatacttagcctaatcaacacaggtggaccataatcaagtaatcaatcccatagtataaatatcgctgacttacctctatccattgacggtttatcagcattttgGTCCCCACGTATAGCAGCATGCCCCAAAACCGAGATTCCTCGTCCAAAGACCCATCTAGCTGTTCTCCGGCCCCATCACCGCAGCCAGCCGGCTCCAAATCGAGCCTCAGGCTCCAACCCACGGGCGCGGTACGACGCGAGCAACCACCCGCTTCCCAAGACGCCTAGGCCTACCTTCGCCGCCTCCGGCGAGAACCGCAGCTGACTCCCTCGCATCCTCCTACCGCTCGGCAAGGCCTACGATTCTGCAAATGGAGAAATGGATGGTGTCGAGTCTGAGGCAGGCCCTGTCCAAAACCGACGTCATACTTTCAAGCAAGTTGAATAAATCAGAACTTTACGACTTGTCCGCAAACTttctaaataataacatttctcctCAGTCAACCCCAATAccaaagaaaggaaaaaagaaaggagtACCTAGAAATACGGTTCAAAGCACTCCACCATCCTCCGCTGCAAGGCCTAGCTCCCAGCGGCTATCAAGCCGCAGCAACAGGCCTTCAGCAAGCCTGGGCCGCGCCCCGATTCCGATTGCCGGGGTGCCCGCTATGTCGGCTGGAGCCCAGCCTCCCACCGCGGCTTCCATCCCAACAGCACAGGGCGCTGTAGCTCAAGGAGGCTCCTGGGTGCCTCCTCCATCCATCTCAGCCCAATCGTATGGAACTTTTAATACTGACCCCACAGCTTAGGCAAGCACTTGGCCGAAAAGTTCGCCAAATAAAGCGCTGCCTCCTGCTTCTTCCAGCTTCAGGCCCGAGGCTCAAGCTAGCACTTGGTCGAAC encodes the following:
- the LOC127968255 gene encoding uncharacterized protein LOC127968255 produces the protein MATSKQSFVRAAEPQCSASAQRAEETHVKAPLTTMYVHSIPAPGLQPYPQAQPVALQDATVVPLFLPRMCGNSTLPSLTLHIASGAVLQQQRLVAPATSGRLKSVGKHICPYCGKDCLKPSVLEKHLRCHTGERPYPCTTCGISFKTQSNLYKHKRTQAHARLSSESDKGTFSSQDSTESLKDNCSSPSCEMNGGDSADMNRSKEVLPVVTIPSQVDSTENKTMSIEWGLHSAAMVGLSTTPALQDNVNSLRKPVELSDGVKNNPAVQQTSAPSEDGCTKLTLNRMPLQRQEALFSKPWDFPMSRGKSQNHDSTDSGFSDSSEHHSSISPGASLHYPSMESLTEATMERQKSGTSQTSSDMTPDSKCKVSSQEKQKLEKLISKLIYENSVLVDNKQLETVRPRKTILSKQGSIDLPVPYTYKDSFHFEIKSRKHNSSSTNQDRGGGAIHGSVPTQHSTGLEHSPLARSSSLPFPTDGKPTDGANSLNLSRRCSAGHVYPLRSSDQQAPCHRSLVRQVAVDCLTTAEGSRLERGSISSLSSDGDSTDFGIEPTIKGNYRKKVRKFDYTKWHTYKGGTFTKLYNTEKDCTLKAKRTTLDFDQSLGIQTSQQKANGSESLSFTSCSVVTLQNDFKVSCTSLEYNKGKDIERDEIITQQTDFHIPSERKKQRTGNDVQMLSISDPRTGESNGNLHGLIGQLPLSTCATYSSITVPAQKVNMQNLQPQGRFIHQLSNPSQFLDNTLSPAFCFINVSGTSGTPSGSVSSPTVPETKTSFPPKYQLKIPCSTDEASASCSDSALAHSTCSNIPDLRQSRQATVQCHLENSVLPSKHCQGDSVVTTFARKQDVLCATTSMPILSLSCSELNQTNTLSKFLTQVQSTTPTSISLVSPPVQHHISLLQSNCATHVVENPSTGFVSSTSENTQPVTSLNMSTVRYCSESGVQTFSSGATTPTVQTHPASPVNETGKPLGLTEDIISTVYENTLKSTASKMATGGFQGPQSEGNMIQLNGSVQVQNTFYVQTADLQIVMQLISDEQLALIEPHIETTTSSTLTNQTTLSQKVYSNDVTHVCMAQEMVNYAEMSKENRSSGESASPINKAEIVSSLNSQNDKILTNGRPQCVSSWSHPQTKVHISASVDYNKNSIAQLYEPQKIPENPQDRKSAGFEFTTETCHKLVAGDQLSEPCLVDNNYFRRGNDKEPQNCSLHNQDSEDHNSSEDQTFIETSRDKELYCLMEPNHTQTITNTKPVEPNETGHLVPVSLSGNCENIQTKIRTCIREKKTSTAESHHMQKELNSTIQTSHNKTACGSSGLDTREMRAYDNCKLSCKHRTLVTETFCPGQTTTLYDFKQAFALGPGDFGNDTYSEVKASCPMLNRTSDVHSILEDSTRCRDVYTHHGNQEIFTGFVEDGTLKRWWFQRDPRNQSKESTPKDPESGGGEGESTSTELADKNNTCQVFKENGKRDQRKEDATSCEKHQTSAQAHPHFSQEMSINISESVQHEKFGVSNNPEASVCTNIVSQNVQHQGQGECSNTRKDSIGEGLGNSPSQETSQKETSSPKYTTQNEFQEETQPRIPMSYWSFSKDNQTSKCIMSGTNVSASIFQHKSGTSKTEIVNASIASSCNAGPISCNASHQMSSQELHTHQISPPAINSKPTYLGISNYLDHEDSNSSSDDEQKLVIELE